A region of Pyxidicoccus parkwaysis DNA encodes the following proteins:
- a CDS encoding helix-turn-helix domain-containing protein, which translates to MYAKLSQQIGTHVRAARHRAGLSQAQVAEAIHVPTLVFSRLERGKMLPSLPTLVGLCGVLRVPVDFILGSLALEVPASERPGT; encoded by the coding sequence ATGTACGCGAAGCTCTCCCAGCAGATCGGAACCCATGTCCGCGCCGCCCGGCATCGGGCGGGCCTCTCGCAGGCCCAGGTGGCCGAGGCCATCCACGTACCGACGCTGGTGTTCAGTCGCCTGGAGCGCGGGAAGATGCTGCCCAGCCTCCCCACGCTGGTGGGCCTGTGCGGTGTCCTCCGTGTCCCCGTGGACTTCATCCTGGGCAGCCTGGCCCTGGAGGTTCCCGCCTCCGAGAGGCCCGGCACATAG
- a CDS encoding transposase, which translates to MRRDLVPDALWERVAPLLPRRRRHRKGGRPWADDRAALQGILFVLKTGLAWEDLPAEVFGVGEVRSWRRSEE; encoded by the coding sequence ATGAGGCGCGATTTGGTTCCAGATGCATTGTGGGAGCGAGTCGCTCCGCTACTGCCAAGACGGCGGCGGCACCGCAAAGGCGGCCGACCATGGGCTGATGACCGAGCCGCTCTGCAAGGCATCCTCTTCGTATTGAAGACAGGCCTTGCGTGGGAGGACCTTCCAGCGGAGGTATTTGGGGTGGGCGAAGTTCGCTCTTGGAGGCGGAGCGAGGAGTAG
- a CDS encoding NAD-dependent epimerase/dehydratase family protein yields the protein MDKVALFGASGVIGQSVAQALQAQGRAYRVVGRSKASLQREFGADPLAEVATWNPDDADSIRAAARGIHTLIYMVGVNYWQFHLHPQLMRRTLDAAIAEGVQQVLLIGTVYPYGRPRTTPVTEDHPREPHTFKGRMRKEQEDLLLAEHAAGRIRGTILRLPDFYGPGVDKSFLYRPFLAAAQGKRAQLIGPIDAPHEFIYVPDVGPVVTALMDEPRAYGRWWNLAGAGVTSQRELVKEIFAQAGRPPKFTTFGKGMVRLMGLFDPFMKELVEMHYLLTEPVLMDDSALRGLLGTVRKTPYSEGIRQTLAATRAAAVSPAPAATARPRPAP from the coding sequence ATGGACAAGGTGGCGTTGTTCGGCGCCTCGGGCGTCATTGGTCAGAGCGTGGCGCAGGCCCTCCAGGCCCAGGGGCGGGCCTACCGCGTGGTGGGCCGCTCGAAGGCCAGCCTGCAGCGCGAGTTCGGCGCGGACCCGCTGGCGGAAGTCGCCACCTGGAATCCGGATGACGCGGACTCCATCCGCGCCGCGGCCCGAGGCATCCACACGCTCATCTACATGGTGGGGGTGAACTACTGGCAGTTCCACCTCCACCCGCAGCTCATGCGGCGCACGCTCGACGCGGCCATCGCCGAGGGCGTGCAGCAGGTGCTGCTCATCGGCACCGTGTACCCGTACGGCCGTCCGCGCACCACGCCTGTCACCGAGGACCACCCGCGCGAGCCGCACACCTTCAAGGGCCGCATGCGCAAGGAGCAGGAGGACCTCCTCCTCGCCGAGCACGCCGCCGGCCGCATCCGCGGCACCATCCTCCGCCTCCCCGACTTCTACGGCCCCGGCGTGGACAAGAGCTTCCTCTACCGCCCCTTCCTCGCCGCCGCGCAGGGCAAGCGCGCCCAGCTCATCGGACCCATCGACGCCCCGCACGAGTTCATCTACGTCCCCGACGTCGGCCCCGTCGTCACCGCGCTCATGGACGAGCCCCGCGCCTACGGCCGCTGGTGGAACCTCGCCGGCGCGGGCGTCACCTCACAGCGCGAGCTCGTGAAGGAAATCTTCGCGCAGGCCGGCCGCCCGCCGAAGTTCACGACGTTCGGGAAGGGGATGGTCCGCCTGATGGGTCTCTTCGACCCGTTCATGAAGGAGCTGGTGGAGATGCACTACCTGCTCACCGAGCCCGTCCTCATGGACGACTCGGCGCTGCGTGGGTTGCTCGGCACCGTGCGCAAGACGCCCTACAGCGAGGGCATCCGCCAGACGCTCGCGGCCACGCGCGCGGCGGCCGTCAGTCCAGCCCCCGCTGCCACAGCTCGTCCTCGTCCAGCCCCATGA
- a CDS encoding helix-turn-helix transcriptional regulator, producing the protein MNEELATRIGSAAREARAQLGLTQAEVAEKLGLAHMVYSRLERGKMLPSVQTLLRMCAVLRISSDELLGLSDAEEGTKSGKGERGQGGAPKLRQLTGLARKMDEDQLDALVKVAQVLLR; encoded by the coding sequence ATGAACGAAGAACTGGCGACCCGTATTGGAAGTGCTGCCCGAGAGGCCCGGGCGCAGCTCGGACTCACGCAGGCGGAGGTGGCCGAGAAGCTGGGCCTGGCGCACATGGTCTACAGCCGCCTGGAGCGCGGGAAGATGCTGCCCAGCGTCCAGACACTGCTGCGGATGTGCGCGGTGCTGCGCATCTCCTCGGACGAGTTGCTGGGGCTCTCGGACGCGGAGGAGGGGACGAAATCGGGCAAGGGGGAGCGAGGGCAGGGCGGGGCGCCCAAGCTGCGCCAGCTCACCGGACTGGCGCGCAAGATGGATGAGGACCAGCTCGATGCCCTCGTGAAGGTGGCCCAGGTGTTGTTGCGCTGA
- a CDS encoding IS4 family transposase, producing the protein MKTSTPRAKVAEGLRALVSAEDILEAARRLGALQRQRKVDLVALVESTVAAVTPMPGTQTTAFANYIALTGQKLSPSAFFERFNHAFGQLMREVASRAVQAVREAVGEDTPFNELGALLDAFTDVQVADSTCQLLQRLAADWAPSTSEARPAAFKWHALVSLKDELPVADGVTPQRTQDTRALPDEALSPGTLTFMDLGYTDTGRFLDAIEAGAHFLVRLKAQHDPKLLRVHVGKGERVRARGMRLTDALLQGVLKAEDGVIDVDVQLEKHGRTAQARVVAVEGPEGERRWYLTTVGRDVLKAREVAEAYRLRWRVELLFKALKSGVGLTALRATRPGAVLSLVYAKVIALALSRLLELSMQQKAGEPGQEQATGRLALVLALTRCAPLLLSHAMMSRGVTLEQLEERILLIAEVTARSRQQRRERERRKREASLGSGG; encoded by the coding sequence ATGAAGACGAGCACTCCGAGGGCGAAGGTGGCAGAAGGACTGCGCGCGCTGGTGTCGGCCGAGGACATTTTGGAGGCCGCGCGCCGGCTGGGAGCGCTGCAGCGCCAGCGCAAGGTGGACCTGGTGGCGCTGGTGGAGTCCACCGTGGCCGCGGTGACGCCCATGCCCGGCACGCAGACGACGGCGTTCGCCAATTACATCGCGCTCACCGGGCAGAAGCTGTCGCCCAGCGCCTTCTTCGAGCGCTTCAACCACGCCTTCGGGCAGTTGATGCGCGAGGTGGCGAGCCGGGCCGTGCAGGCCGTACGAGAGGCCGTCGGCGAGGACACGCCCTTCAACGAGTTGGGGGCGCTGCTGGACGCGTTCACGGACGTGCAGGTGGCCGACTCCACGTGCCAGCTGCTGCAGCGGCTGGCAGCCGACTGGGCCCCGTCCACCAGCGAGGCCAGGCCCGCCGCCTTCAAGTGGCACGCGCTGGTGTCGCTGAAGGACGAGTTGCCGGTGGCCGACGGCGTGACGCCGCAGCGCACCCAGGACACGCGCGCCCTGCCCGACGAGGCGCTGAGTCCCGGCACGCTCACCTTCATGGACCTGGGGTACACGGACACCGGGCGATTCCTCGACGCGATTGAGGCCGGGGCCCATTTCCTGGTGCGGCTCAAGGCCCAGCACGACCCGAAGCTGCTGCGGGTGCACGTGGGCAAGGGCGAGCGGGTGCGGGCGCGTGGAATGCGCCTGACAGACGCGCTCTTGCAGGGCGTCCTCAAGGCCGAGGACGGTGTCATTGACGTGGACGTGCAGTTGGAGAAGCACGGGCGCACGGCGCAGGCGCGTGTGGTGGCCGTGGAAGGCCCAGAGGGCGAGCGGCGCTGGTACCTGACGACGGTAGGTCGCGACGTGCTGAAGGCGCGCGAGGTGGCCGAAGCCTACCGTCTGCGCTGGAGAGTGGAGCTGCTTTTCAAGGCCCTCAAGTCCGGCGTGGGACTGACAGCGCTGCGCGCCACGCGGCCAGGCGCGGTGCTCTCGCTGGTGTATGCCAAGGTCATTGCCCTGGCCCTCTCGCGCCTGCTGGAGCTGTCGATGCAGCAGAAGGCAGGCGAGCCGGGCCAGGAGCAGGCGACAGGACGGCTCGCGCTCGTGCTGGCATTGACCCGCTGCGCCCCGCTGCTGCTGTCGCATGCGATGATGAGCCGGGGCGTGACGTTGGAGCAGTTGGAGGAGCGCATCCTGCTCATTGCCGAGGTGACGGCCCGCTCACGCCAACAGCGCCGAGAGCGGGAACGACGCAAGCGTGAGGCTTCTCTCGGGAGTGGCGGCTAA
- a CDS encoding TetR/AcrR family transcriptional regulator — MGISERKERQKAELREQIVRVAKDMVMREGFAALSMRKLADAVEYAPATLYLHFENRDAIARELCSRGFNDLLAVLEPAAKVEEPLERLRKLTEAYVKFGLEQPETYRLIFMEDAKLSTALFTEESGAGPRSFAVLVRVFEDLKKAGRLAQDAEPFKLAEVLWAGMHGLVSLRLTCSGFPGSPVEELTRVLVTTMVHGLPGLKAAKKTR, encoded by the coding sequence ATGGGGATTTCGGAGCGGAAGGAGCGCCAGAAGGCGGAGCTGCGGGAGCAGATTGTCCGGGTGGCAAAGGACATGGTGATGCGCGAGGGCTTCGCGGCGCTGTCGATGCGCAAGCTGGCGGACGCGGTGGAGTACGCACCGGCGACGCTGTACCTGCACTTCGAGAACCGGGATGCGATTGCGCGCGAGCTGTGCAGCCGCGGGTTCAATGACCTGCTCGCCGTGCTGGAGCCGGCGGCGAAGGTGGAGGAACCGCTGGAGCGGCTGCGGAAGCTGACCGAGGCGTACGTGAAGTTCGGCCTGGAGCAGCCGGAGACCTACCGGCTCATCTTCATGGAGGACGCGAAGCTGTCCACTGCGCTGTTCACGGAGGAGAGCGGCGCGGGACCGAGGTCATTCGCGGTGCTGGTCCGCGTGTTCGAGGACCTGAAGAAGGCGGGACGGCTCGCGCAGGATGCGGAGCCGTTCAAGCTCGCCGAGGTGCTGTGGGCCGGGATGCACGGGCTCGTGAGCCTGAGGTTGACATGCTCGGGGTTCCCGGGGTCGCCCGTGGAGGAGCTGACGCGGGTGTTGGTGACGACGATGGTGCACGGGCTGCCGGGATTGAAGGCCGCGAAGAAGACGCGGTGA
- a CDS encoding response regulator: MNILVVDDDLELCTMLSRFLEMHGYTVYSAADALQALDILERNQVGMVITDYLMPHLDGIHFTEMLKADPRFQAIPVLLMTGSTEEGITDRGLRKGVALTLRKPLDMGQLLTLVRFAE; encoded by the coding sequence GTGAACATCCTTGTCGTCGACGACGATCTCGAGCTGTGCACCATGCTCTCTCGCTTCCTGGAGATGCATGGGTACACCGTGTACTCGGCGGCGGATGCCTTGCAGGCGCTCGACATCCTGGAGCGCAACCAGGTGGGCATGGTCATCACCGACTACCTCATGCCCCACCTGGACGGCATCCACTTCACGGAGATGCTGAAGGCGGACCCGCGCTTCCAGGCCATTCCCGTGCTCCTCATGACGGGCAGCACGGAAGAGGGAATCACGGACCGGGGCCTGCGCAAGGGCGTGGCGCTGACGCTGCGAAAGCCGCTGGACATGGGCCAGCTGCTCACCCTCGTGCGCTTCGCCGAGTAG
- a CDS encoding serine/threonine-protein kinase, whose product MTDDSTPTDETQIEALTPENTSDLESARPRLRFTVETTTYEAIRTMERRGNGEVMLLAERRLPHGLAGLVTIKRLRNPVTFERCQRLIEEVQLAFRLHHPAIAQVHHLKIHADRPHVIAEYVDGPTLDTLISLATMREKPLSAPFALYIAAEVADALHHAHTLRDSENRPLGIIHRDVAPRNIRVARSGEVKVTDFGATYSLMVGREETPGLLLKGDVAYASPEYLNRKPMDGRSDIFSLGLVLMEMLTCKHLFDVEDEEAPNTTVDVKTEETPSVPLTQMIALVNRYRPEDVENVMAGLPDALKAIVHKALQRKLSERYATAAEMRDALRVALAAESQPFGRKEASEELARMLSEASVLRDRVELDEAGIFPEGLDADEATPAPNEE is encoded by the coding sequence ATGACCGATGACAGCACGCCGACCGACGAAACGCAGATCGAGGCCCTAACGCCGGAGAACACCTCCGACCTGGAGAGCGCCCGCCCCCGGCTCCGGTTCACAGTCGAGACCACCACGTACGAGGCCATCCGCACGATGGAGCGACGAGGAAACGGCGAGGTGATGCTTCTGGCTGAGCGTCGCCTCCCCCATGGACTCGCCGGGCTCGTCACCATCAAGCGCCTGCGCAATCCCGTCACTTTCGAGCGCTGCCAGCGGCTGATCGAAGAGGTCCAGCTCGCCTTCCGCCTCCACCACCCGGCCATCGCCCAGGTCCATCACCTGAAAATCCACGCCGACCGGCCGCACGTCATCGCGGAGTACGTGGACGGCCCCACGCTGGACACCCTCATCAGCCTCGCCACCATGCGCGAGAAGCCGCTCTCCGCGCCCTTCGCCCTCTACATCGCCGCCGAGGTGGCCGATGCCCTCCACCACGCGCACACACTGAGAGATTCGGAGAACCGGCCGCTGGGCATCATCCACCGCGACGTGGCGCCCCGGAACATCCGCGTGGCCCGGAGCGGCGAGGTGAAGGTGACGGACTTCGGCGCCACCTACTCGCTCATGGTGGGCCGGGAGGAGACGCCGGGCCTCCTGCTCAAGGGCGACGTGGCGTACGCCTCGCCCGAGTACCTGAACCGCAAACCCATGGATGGCCGGTCCGACATCTTCTCGCTGGGCCTCGTCCTCATGGAGATGCTGACGTGCAAGCACCTCTTCGACGTGGAGGACGAAGAGGCCCCCAACACCACCGTGGACGTGAAGACGGAGGAGACGCCCTCGGTGCCCCTCACGCAGATGATCGCGCTCGTCAACCGCTACCGTCCCGAAGACGTGGAGAACGTGATGGCGGGCCTGCCGGACGCGCTCAAGGCCATCGTCCACAAGGCCCTCCAGCGCAAGCTCTCCGAGCGCTACGCCACGGCCGCCGAGATGCGCGATGCGCTGCGGGTGGCGCTCGCGGCGGAGTCACAGCCCTTCGGACGGAAGGAGGCGAGCGAGGAGCTGGCGCGGATGCTGTCGGAGGCGTCCGTCCTGCGAGACAGGGTGGAGTTGGACGAAGCAGGCATCTTCCCCGAGGGCCTGGACGCTGACGAGGCGACGCCCGCACCGAACGAAGAGTGA
- a CDS encoding HET-C-related protein: protein MSRHMCIAIALILMSCSRNPSSLSGNVADPSQPKPHELKDDWQGLNQTVGQDSQRVWSYRSGSEFGLKDHTAIAEKSSRCSEELVSAQYRQDILKQFDASAHFDNCAFESTLAYIEDELSRADKLLTAPKDPTRAAHKAMSHLGRVLHALQDFYAHSNWVELQYAQEVPFSPASLVVPVWEESGRMRINQTSGLVSGTVWWNGPKRCGKDVPSHEEMNKDGLKSKRGREELSRWERSSYGVALELAEHATGSFLAWAYAKWPVLEQACGNDLYIVQTSDRRPE from the coding sequence ATGAGCAGGCACATGTGTATTGCGATTGCGCTCATCCTGATGAGCTGTAGCCGCAATCCCTCGTCCCTCTCGGGCAATGTCGCCGACCCGTCTCAGCCGAAGCCGCATGAGTTGAAGGATGATTGGCAGGGGCTGAACCAGACCGTTGGGCAAGACTCCCAACGCGTCTGGAGCTATCGCAGCGGCTCGGAGTTCGGGCTCAAGGACCACACGGCGATCGCCGAGAAGTCCTCCAGATGCAGCGAGGAACTCGTTTCAGCCCAGTACCGCCAGGACATCCTCAAGCAGTTCGATGCCTCAGCCCATTTCGACAATTGCGCGTTCGAGTCGACCCTTGCCTACATCGAAGACGAGTTGTCGCGGGCGGACAAGCTGCTCACCGCGCCCAAGGATCCCACCAGGGCCGCGCACAAGGCTATGTCCCATCTCGGCCGCGTCCTCCATGCGCTTCAGGACTTCTACGCCCACTCAAACTGGGTCGAACTGCAGTACGCGCAGGAGGTGCCCTTCTCGCCCGCGAGCCTGGTGGTGCCGGTGTGGGAGGAAAGCGGGCGCATGCGGATCAATCAGACGTCCGGGCTCGTGAGCGGCACCGTTTGGTGGAATGGCCCCAAGCGGTGCGGCAAGGACGTCCCCTCGCATGAGGAGATGAACAAGGACGGGTTGAAGTCGAAGAGAGGCCGCGAGGAACTCTCTCGTTGGGAGCGGTCATCGTACGGCGTGGCACTTGAGTTGGCGGAGCACGCGACCGGGAGCTTTCTCGCCTGGGCCTACGCGAAGTGGCCCGTCCTTGAGCAGGCGTGTGGCAACGACCTCTACATCGTTCAGACCTCGGACCGGCGGCCGGAGTAG
- a CDS encoding serine/threonine protein kinase → MSPRLHPVVPPGTDIGGYLVEEKLGAGGFGAVYRARRGGRLYALKLIPLWGLAEWAEREVAILLRLKHSNLVRIRGHGQWPDEAPQYFFIVMDYVEGRRLDAWAKEENPSAREVVLKVRGVARGLGAAHRAKVVHRDLKESNVIERASDGEAVVVDFGAGGYESAPSITGGVLPPGTPEYRAPEAWRFQQEHGDERGRSYQPGPSDDLYSLGVVLYWLLTGRQPFLPDEAAGVEAVLNRAPKPPHVLNPRVPEALSAVCMRLLAKVPEERHPNADALCAELEALLNQADESWDVKLCDAYGPDTATTLAAMPHAGEDELVQWLKKRKARPRRGPRPRAEDAEHDPESNAAAIQAELPPPVPARPGPTPAPPPAQARHFHDLRAAIWMGLLVILGVGVLMIARNLRSSSPAPAARHALEPRSNAISFSPSASSTFTLALWAPGQEVAAPWMPPEAQEAAAALNGAPTLAAVALPATLSEEKASVKMKKNTGVSPGKALGLGIAACLTMACPGPQVRPTPPPEDCPPGAVEAMEKLGIKVGDETLQVTWSARGEDAGRRSVKEGWTSIRVFSGSHEIGMHPDTILSGKLLFGDRVYGRFTEARLPKGGGTVRVCMELRDGSGKRGLEREPGSTEGNVKVWDTGYVRAVDHFE, encoded by the coding sequence TTGAGCCCGCGTCTGCATCCCGTCGTCCCCCCGGGCACGGACATCGGCGGGTACCTCGTGGAGGAGAAGCTGGGGGCCGGGGGCTTCGGTGCCGTGTACCGCGCCCGGCGTGGAGGGCGGCTCTACGCGCTCAAGCTCATCCCACTCTGGGGGCTGGCCGAGTGGGCCGAGCGCGAAGTGGCCATCCTCCTGCGGCTCAAGCACTCCAACCTGGTGCGCATCCGTGGGCACGGACAGTGGCCGGATGAGGCGCCCCAATACTTCTTCATCGTCATGGACTACGTGGAGGGGCGCCGATTGGACGCGTGGGCCAAGGAGGAGAACCCCTCGGCCCGCGAGGTCGTGCTCAAGGTGCGCGGCGTGGCGCGCGGGCTGGGCGCCGCGCACCGGGCGAAGGTGGTGCATCGAGACCTGAAGGAGAGCAACGTCATCGAGCGCGCCTCGGACGGCGAGGCAGTGGTGGTGGACTTCGGCGCGGGCGGGTACGAGAGCGCCCCCAGCATCACCGGAGGCGTGCTGCCACCGGGCACGCCGGAGTACCGCGCGCCCGAGGCCTGGCGCTTCCAGCAGGAGCACGGAGACGAGCGTGGCCGCTCCTACCAGCCCGGCCCCTCGGATGACCTGTACTCGCTGGGTGTCGTTCTCTATTGGCTGCTGACGGGCAGGCAGCCCTTCCTACCGGACGAGGCCGCAGGGGTGGAGGCCGTGCTCAACCGTGCGCCCAAGCCGCCCCATGTGCTCAACCCGCGCGTCCCCGAGGCCCTGAGTGCCGTATGTATGCGCCTGCTGGCCAAAGTGCCCGAGGAGCGCCACCCGAACGCCGACGCGCTGTGCGCGGAGCTGGAGGCCCTGCTGAACCAGGCGGACGAATCCTGGGACGTGAAGCTCTGCGACGCCTATGGCCCGGACACCGCCACCACGCTCGCGGCGATGCCGCACGCGGGCGAAGACGAGCTGGTGCAGTGGCTGAAGAAGCGCAAGGCCCGGCCTCGCCGGGGGCCGCGTCCGCGAGCGGAAGATGCCGAGCACGATCCGGAGTCAAACGCAGCGGCCATTCAGGCCGAGCTGCCGCCTCCAGTTCCCGCTCGCCCCGGTCCCACTCCTGCTCCGCCCCCGGCACAAGCCCGTCACTTCCATGACCTGCGCGCGGCGATCTGGATGGGGCTGCTGGTGATCTTGGGCGTGGGCGTGCTCATGATCGCGCGCAACCTGCGGTCCTCCTCTCCTGCTCCGGCCGCACGTCACGCCTTGGAGCCTCGTTCCAACGCAATCTCGTTTTCACCGTCAGCCTCCTCAACGTTCACGCTTGCGCTCTGGGCTCCCGGTCAGGAAGTGGCGGCCCCCTGGATGCCACCGGAAGCTCAGGAAGCCGCAGCCGCGCTCAATGGCGCGCCCACCCTTGCGGCCGTCGCCCTTCCTGCGACGCTCTCCGAGGAGAAGGCTTCCGTGAAGATGAAGAAGAACACCGGCGTGTCCCCTGGCAAGGCGCTCGGCCTGGGGATCGCGGCCTGCCTGACGATGGCCTGCCCTGGCCCTCAGGTGCGCCCGACGCCACCGCCCGAGGACTGCCCCCCGGGCGCCGTCGAGGCGATGGAAAAGCTCGGCATCAAGGTGGGGGATGAAACGCTACAGGTGACCTGGTCTGCGCGCGGGGAGGACGCCGGGCGCCGCTCCGTGAAGGAGGGGTGGACCAGCATCCGCGTCTTCTCGGGCAGCCACGAAATCGGAATGCACCCAGATACCATTCTGTCCGGGAAGCTTCTTTTCGGAGATCGCGTCTATGGCCGCTTCACCGAGGCCCGGCTGCCCAAGGGAGGTGGCACCGTACGCGTGTGCATGGAGCTGCGGGACGGGTCCGGCAAGCGTGGTCTGGAACGAGAACCCGGCTCCACGGAGGGCAACGTGAAGGTCTGGGACACCGGGTACGTCCGGGCAGTGGATCACTTCGAGTAA
- a CDS encoding metallopeptidase family protein, which translates to MGKRTAKLEGVEARLDAVADAFEAGDFEAALAGAEALLGDAPECPEALHFRAAALVELGRLEDAARTYGQALKAAPEDLEILLGASDCLVCRAGEDREAVAEGLALCARGRRLAQKADDVEMLYEFLLLEGMGLNQMGECATALASLEEALRHMPRSLDAQLERGIALFELCRFEEAKAAFEKVLKDTPDEAWAHHYLGLMAERRGDEKEAKKRFGKAQSLVPEEFPPPVQLAEEEFDRAVEDAVKSLPRHAKQYLDNVTIAVEDLPSDEDLLGQDPPLSPSILGVFRGTPVGERSVTNAYDHFPASIVLYQKNLERFAKTREELIEQIGITVMHEVGHLMGLDEDELWQRGLD; encoded by the coding sequence ATGGGGAAGCGCACCGCGAAGCTGGAGGGGGTGGAGGCTCGACTGGACGCGGTGGCGGACGCCTTCGAGGCGGGCGACTTCGAGGCGGCCCTGGCCGGAGCGGAGGCCCTGCTGGGCGACGCCCCCGAGTGCCCCGAGGCCCTCCACTTCCGCGCGGCCGCCCTGGTGGAATTGGGCCGGCTCGAGGACGCGGCCCGCACCTACGGCCAGGCCCTGAAGGCGGCGCCGGAGGACCTGGAGATTCTCCTGGGCGCGTCGGACTGCCTGGTGTGCCGCGCTGGGGAGGACCGTGAGGCGGTGGCGGAGGGGCTCGCCCTATGTGCGCGCGGCCGGCGCCTGGCCCAGAAGGCCGACGATGTGGAGATGCTCTACGAGTTCCTCCTCCTGGAGGGCATGGGGCTCAACCAGATGGGCGAGTGCGCCACCGCGCTGGCCAGCCTGGAGGAGGCTCTGCGGCACATGCCGCGCTCATTGGACGCACAGCTCGAGCGCGGCATCGCCCTCTTCGAGTTGTGCCGCTTCGAGGAGGCGAAGGCCGCCTTCGAGAAGGTGCTGAAGGACACGCCGGACGAGGCGTGGGCGCACCACTACCTGGGGCTGATGGCGGAGCGGCGCGGGGACGAGAAGGAGGCGAAGAAGCGCTTCGGGAAGGCGCAGTCACTGGTGCCCGAGGAGTTCCCACCGCCCGTGCAACTGGCGGAGGAGGAGTTCGACCGCGCGGTGGAGGACGCGGTGAAGTCCCTGCCCCGCCACGCGAAGCAGTACCTGGACAACGTGACGATTGCCGTCGAGGACCTGCCCTCGGACGAAGACTTGCTGGGGCAGGACCCGCCGCTGTCCCCGAGCATCCTCGGCGTGTTCCGGGGTACGCCGGTGGGCGAGCGCAGCGTGACGAACGCGTACGACCACTTCCCCGCGTCCATCGTGCTGTACCAGAAGAACCTGGAGCGCTTCGCGAAGACGCGCGAGGAGCTCATCGAGCAGATTGGAATCACGGTGATGCACGAGGTCGGTCACCTCATGGGGCTGGACGAGGACGAGCTGTGGCAGCGGGGGCTGGACTGA